The following proteins come from a genomic window of Rissa tridactyla isolate bRisTri1 chromosome 13, bRisTri1.patW.cur.20221130, whole genome shotgun sequence:
- the P2RX7 gene encoding P2X purinoceptor 7 isoform X1: MGVSVCLEGLTQYNSRKYVRIQSVTWGCLKGFVYLTFAVSVCCIVMIFRLHQEEDEVDSSVRTSVKGVTFTNNRIWDTAEYTIPMQATNSFFVMTNIIKTENQLKRSCPEYPFVKAICFSDNNCKNGSADIHSNGIQTGRCVVYNATFKTCEVNAWCPVQYMGEPPEPAVLRSSEDFTVLIKNNIQFPKFNYTILNIPTIFNTSCTYNKTIFPLCPIFRLGDIVQEAKQKFSEMGVKGGIIAIKINWDCNLDSWFYDCSPKYGFQRLDDKKIMPGFHFRYAKYYKLPQGEEQRTLYKVYGIRFDVIVFGTGRKFNIIELIKNIGSMISYFGLVASAIEVVLSIVRYSSCGKSAFCKIYNRKKYETVLNPRQVMYVSYVDEPHVTLIKEPLKTSLQHAQGSIVESHPVKFCDAGGCCTSESNEHCDNEESEPMRSTESNKNDDNEDYELRQPLRQEASSPGSPKWCCCGKCLPTQKYHEQLCCRRKKGQCITTSHWFQQLVLSSRTLKKALLYKDPFLDLTDGNIKNQMRRLAFRQYIHWRFGSFDLEDRAVIPSCCRWKIRNTYPKAGNNYTGFKVE; this comes from the exons ATGGGTGTAAGTGTCTGTCTGGAGGGCCTGACTCAGTACAACTCTCGGAAATACGTACGCATTCAGAGTGTTACATGGGGATGTCTGAAAGGTTTCGTTTATTTAACTTTTGCTGTGTCTGTTTG TTGTATAGTCATGATTTTCAGACTCCATCAGGAGGAGGATGAAGTTGACAGCTCAGTTCGCACTAGTGTGAAGGGAGTGACTTTCACAAACAACAGGATCTGGGATACAGCAGAATACACTATACCAATGCAG GCAACAAACTCTTTTTTCGTGATGACCAACATCATTAAGACAGAGAATCAGCTTAAGCGGAGTTGCCCTGAG tatcCCTTCGTCAAAGCTATCTGCTTTTCAGACAACAACTGTAAAAATGGGAGTGCAGATATCCACAGTAATG GAATTCAAACAGGAAGATGTGTGGTTTATAATGCAACTTTTAAAACCTGTGAGGTCAATGCATGGTGCCCTGTGCAATACATGGGAGAACCCCCTGA GCCTGCTGTTCTGAGGAGTTCTGAAGACTTCACTGTGCTAATAAAGAACAACATTCAATTCCCAAAATTTAATTACACCAT ACTAAATATTCCAACAATTTTTAATACTTCCTGCACATACAACAAGACAATTTTCCCACTCTGTCCCATTTTCCGTCTGGGAGATATCGTTCAGGaagcaaaacagaagttttctgaGATGGGAGTAAAG GGAGGAATCATTGCCATCAAGATTAACTGGGACTGTAACTTGGACAGCTGGTTTTATGACTGCAGTCCGAAGTATGGTTTCCAGCGCCTTGATGACAAAAAAATAATGCCTGGATTCCACTTCag ATACGCAAAGTATTACAAGCTACCACAAGGGGAGGAGCAGAGAACCCTTTACAAAGTCTATGGAATACGGTTTGATGTCATTGTCTTCGGCACA GGTAGAAAATTTAACATCATTGAACTCATTAAAAACATTGGGTCCATGATCTCCTATTTTGGTTTG gTTGCGAGTGCCATTGAAGTTGTTCTTTCTATTGTTCGTTACTCCAGCTGCGGCAAATCAGCATTCTGCAAAATTTACAACAGGAAAAAGTATGAGACTGTGCTGAATCCAAGACAG GTGATGTATGTGTCCTATGTTGATGAGCCACATGTTACCTTGATAAAGGAGCCTCTGAAAACAAGCTTGCAGCATGCTCAAGGCAGCATTGTTGAG AGCCACCCTGTGAAATTCTGTGATGCTGGCGGCTGCTGCACCAGTGAGTCCAATGAACACTGTGATAATGAAGAATCTGAGCCAATGCGCTCCACTGAGTCCAACAAGAACGATGATAATGAAGACTACGAGCTGAGGCAACCTCTTAGACAAGAGGCCTCTTCCCCAGGCAGCCCAAAGTGGTGCTGCTGTGGGAAATGCCTGCCAACACAGAAGTACCATGAGCAGCTCTGCTGCCGAAGGAAAAAAGGGCAGTGCATCACCACCTCCCACTGGTTTCAGCAGCTGGTGCTGTCCAGTCGCACCCTGAAGAAAGCCCTTCTCTACAAAGACCCCTTTCTGGACTTGACGGATGGCAATATCAAGAACCAGATGCGCCGCCTTGCTTTCAGGCAATACATTCACTGGCGCTTTGGCTCTTTTGATCTGGAAGACAGAGCCGTCATCCCAAGCTGCTGCAGGTGGAAAATTAGAAATACTTATCCCAAAGCAGGCAACAACTATACTGGTTTTAAGGTGGAATGA
- the P2RX7 gene encoding P2X purinoceptor 7 isoform X3, whose amino-acid sequence MIFRLHQEEDEVDSSVRTSVKGVTFTNNRIWDTAEYTIPMQATNSFFVMTNIIKTENQLKRSCPEYPFVKAICFSDNNCKNGSADIHSNGIQTGRCVVYNATFKTCEVNAWCPVQYMGEPPEPAVLRSSEDFTVLIKNNIQFPKFNYTILNIPTIFNTSCTYNKTIFPLCPIFRLGDIVQEAKQKFSEMGVKGGIIAIKINWDCNLDSWFYDCSPKYGFQRLDDKKIMPGFHFRYAKYYKLPQGEEQRTLYKVYGIRFDVIVFGTGRKFNIIELIKNIGSMISYFGLVASAIEVVLSIVRYSSCGKSAFCKIYNRKKYETVLNPRQVMYVSYVDEPHVTLIKEPLKTSLQHAQGSIVESHPVKFCDAGGCCTSESNEHCDNEESEPMRSTESNKNDDNEDYELRQPLRQEASSPGSPKWCCCGKCLPTQKYHEQLCCRRKKGQCITTSHWFQQLVLSSRTLKKALLYKDPFLDLTDGNIKNQMRRLAFRQYIHWRFGSFDLEDRAVIPSCCRWKIRNTYPKAGNNYTGFKVE is encoded by the exons ATGATTTTCAGACTCCATCAGGAGGAGGATGAAGTTGACAGCTCAGTTCGCACTAGTGTGAAGGGAGTGACTTTCACAAACAACAGGATCTGGGATACAGCAGAATACACTATACCAATGCAG GCAACAAACTCTTTTTTCGTGATGACCAACATCATTAAGACAGAGAATCAGCTTAAGCGGAGTTGCCCTGAG tatcCCTTCGTCAAAGCTATCTGCTTTTCAGACAACAACTGTAAAAATGGGAGTGCAGATATCCACAGTAATG GAATTCAAACAGGAAGATGTGTGGTTTATAATGCAACTTTTAAAACCTGTGAGGTCAATGCATGGTGCCCTGTGCAATACATGGGAGAACCCCCTGA GCCTGCTGTTCTGAGGAGTTCTGAAGACTTCACTGTGCTAATAAAGAACAACATTCAATTCCCAAAATTTAATTACACCAT ACTAAATATTCCAACAATTTTTAATACTTCCTGCACATACAACAAGACAATTTTCCCACTCTGTCCCATTTTCCGTCTGGGAGATATCGTTCAGGaagcaaaacagaagttttctgaGATGGGAGTAAAG GGAGGAATCATTGCCATCAAGATTAACTGGGACTGTAACTTGGACAGCTGGTTTTATGACTGCAGTCCGAAGTATGGTTTCCAGCGCCTTGATGACAAAAAAATAATGCCTGGATTCCACTTCag ATACGCAAAGTATTACAAGCTACCACAAGGGGAGGAGCAGAGAACCCTTTACAAAGTCTATGGAATACGGTTTGATGTCATTGTCTTCGGCACA GGTAGAAAATTTAACATCATTGAACTCATTAAAAACATTGGGTCCATGATCTCCTATTTTGGTTTG gTTGCGAGTGCCATTGAAGTTGTTCTTTCTATTGTTCGTTACTCCAGCTGCGGCAAATCAGCATTCTGCAAAATTTACAACAGGAAAAAGTATGAGACTGTGCTGAATCCAAGACAG GTGATGTATGTGTCCTATGTTGATGAGCCACATGTTACCTTGATAAAGGAGCCTCTGAAAACAAGCTTGCAGCATGCTCAAGGCAGCATTGTTGAG AGCCACCCTGTGAAATTCTGTGATGCTGGCGGCTGCTGCACCAGTGAGTCCAATGAACACTGTGATAATGAAGAATCTGAGCCAATGCGCTCCACTGAGTCCAACAAGAACGATGATAATGAAGACTACGAGCTGAGGCAACCTCTTAGACAAGAGGCCTCTTCCCCAGGCAGCCCAAAGTGGTGCTGCTGTGGGAAATGCCTGCCAACACAGAAGTACCATGAGCAGCTCTGCTGCCGAAGGAAAAAAGGGCAGTGCATCACCACCTCCCACTGGTTTCAGCAGCTGGTGCTGTCCAGTCGCACCCTGAAGAAAGCCCTTCTCTACAAAGACCCCTTTCTGGACTTGACGGATGGCAATATCAAGAACCAGATGCGCCGCCTTGCTTTCAGGCAATACATTCACTGGCGCTTTGGCTCTTTTGATCTGGAAGACAGAGCCGTCATCCCAAGCTGCTGCAGGTGGAAAATTAGAAATACTTATCCCAAAGCAGGCAACAACTATACTGGTTTTAAGGTGGAATGA
- the P2RX7 gene encoding P2X purinoceptor 7 isoform X2, with translation MGVSVCLEGLTQYNSRKYVRIQSVTWGCLKGFVYLTFAVSVCCIVMIFRLHQEEDEVDSSVRTSVKGVTFTNNRIWDTAEYTIPMQATNSFFVMTNIIKTENQLKRSCPEYPFVKAICFSDNNCKNGSADIHSNGIQTGRCVVYNATFKTCEVNAWCPVQYMGEPPEPAVLRSSEDFTVLIKNNIQFPKFNYTILNIPTIFNTSCTYNKTIFPLCPIFRLGDIVQEAKQKFSEMGVKGGIIAIKINWDCNLDSWFYDCSPKYGFQRLDDKKIMPGFHFRYAKYYKLPQGEEQRTLYKVYGIRFDVIVFGTVASAIEVVLSIVRYSSCGKSAFCKIYNRKKYETVLNPRQVMYVSYVDEPHVTLIKEPLKTSLQHAQGSIVESHPVKFCDAGGCCTSESNEHCDNEESEPMRSTESNKNDDNEDYELRQPLRQEASSPGSPKWCCCGKCLPTQKYHEQLCCRRKKGQCITTSHWFQQLVLSSRTLKKALLYKDPFLDLTDGNIKNQMRRLAFRQYIHWRFGSFDLEDRAVIPSCCRWKIRNTYPKAGNNYTGFKVE, from the exons ATGGGTGTAAGTGTCTGTCTGGAGGGCCTGACTCAGTACAACTCTCGGAAATACGTACGCATTCAGAGTGTTACATGGGGATGTCTGAAAGGTTTCGTTTATTTAACTTTTGCTGTGTCTGTTTG TTGTATAGTCATGATTTTCAGACTCCATCAGGAGGAGGATGAAGTTGACAGCTCAGTTCGCACTAGTGTGAAGGGAGTGACTTTCACAAACAACAGGATCTGGGATACAGCAGAATACACTATACCAATGCAG GCAACAAACTCTTTTTTCGTGATGACCAACATCATTAAGACAGAGAATCAGCTTAAGCGGAGTTGCCCTGAG tatcCCTTCGTCAAAGCTATCTGCTTTTCAGACAACAACTGTAAAAATGGGAGTGCAGATATCCACAGTAATG GAATTCAAACAGGAAGATGTGTGGTTTATAATGCAACTTTTAAAACCTGTGAGGTCAATGCATGGTGCCCTGTGCAATACATGGGAGAACCCCCTGA GCCTGCTGTTCTGAGGAGTTCTGAAGACTTCACTGTGCTAATAAAGAACAACATTCAATTCCCAAAATTTAATTACACCAT ACTAAATATTCCAACAATTTTTAATACTTCCTGCACATACAACAAGACAATTTTCCCACTCTGTCCCATTTTCCGTCTGGGAGATATCGTTCAGGaagcaaaacagaagttttctgaGATGGGAGTAAAG GGAGGAATCATTGCCATCAAGATTAACTGGGACTGTAACTTGGACAGCTGGTTTTATGACTGCAGTCCGAAGTATGGTTTCCAGCGCCTTGATGACAAAAAAATAATGCCTGGATTCCACTTCag ATACGCAAAGTATTACAAGCTACCACAAGGGGAGGAGCAGAGAACCCTTTACAAAGTCTATGGAATACGGTTTGATGTCATTGTCTTCGGCACA gTTGCGAGTGCCATTGAAGTTGTTCTTTCTATTGTTCGTTACTCCAGCTGCGGCAAATCAGCATTCTGCAAAATTTACAACAGGAAAAAGTATGAGACTGTGCTGAATCCAAGACAG GTGATGTATGTGTCCTATGTTGATGAGCCACATGTTACCTTGATAAAGGAGCCTCTGAAAACAAGCTTGCAGCATGCTCAAGGCAGCATTGTTGAG AGCCACCCTGTGAAATTCTGTGATGCTGGCGGCTGCTGCACCAGTGAGTCCAATGAACACTGTGATAATGAAGAATCTGAGCCAATGCGCTCCACTGAGTCCAACAAGAACGATGATAATGAAGACTACGAGCTGAGGCAACCTCTTAGACAAGAGGCCTCTTCCCCAGGCAGCCCAAAGTGGTGCTGCTGTGGGAAATGCCTGCCAACACAGAAGTACCATGAGCAGCTCTGCTGCCGAAGGAAAAAAGGGCAGTGCATCACCACCTCCCACTGGTTTCAGCAGCTGGTGCTGTCCAGTCGCACCCTGAAGAAAGCCCTTCTCTACAAAGACCCCTTTCTGGACTTGACGGATGGCAATATCAAGAACCAGATGCGCCGCCTTGCTTTCAGGCAATACATTCACTGGCGCTTTGGCTCTTTTGATCTGGAAGACAGAGCCGTCATCCCAAGCTGCTGCAGGTGGAAAATTAGAAATACTTATCCCAAAGCAGGCAACAACTATACTGGTTTTAAGGTGGAATGA
- the P2RX7 gene encoding P2X purinoceptor 7 isoform X4 — protein MGMSERFRLFNFCCVCLATNSFFVMTNIIKTENQLKRSCPEYPFVKAICFSDNNCKNGSADIHSNGIQTGRCVVYNATFKTCEVNAWCPVQYMGEPPEPAVLRSSEDFTVLIKNNIQFPKFNYTILNIPTIFNTSCTYNKTIFPLCPIFRLGDIVQEAKQKFSEMGVKGGIIAIKINWDCNLDSWFYDCSPKYGFQRLDDKKIMPGFHFRYAKYYKLPQGEEQRTLYKVYGIRFDVIVFGTGRKFNIIELIKNIGSMISYFGLVASAIEVVLSIVRYSSCGKSAFCKIYNRKKYETVLNPRQVMYVSYVDEPHVTLIKEPLKTSLQHAQGSIVESHPVKFCDAGGCCTSESNEHCDNEESEPMRSTESNKNDDNEDYELRQPLRQEASSPGSPKWCCCGKCLPTQKYHEQLCCRRKKGQCITTSHWFQQLVLSSRTLKKALLYKDPFLDLTDGNIKNQMRRLAFRQYIHWRFGSFDLEDRAVIPSCCRWKIRNTYPKAGNNYTGFKVE, from the exons ATGGGGATGTCTGAAAGGTTTCGTTTATTTAACTTTTGCTGTGTCTGTTTG GCAACAAACTCTTTTTTCGTGATGACCAACATCATTAAGACAGAGAATCAGCTTAAGCGGAGTTGCCCTGAG tatcCCTTCGTCAAAGCTATCTGCTTTTCAGACAACAACTGTAAAAATGGGAGTGCAGATATCCACAGTAATG GAATTCAAACAGGAAGATGTGTGGTTTATAATGCAACTTTTAAAACCTGTGAGGTCAATGCATGGTGCCCTGTGCAATACATGGGAGAACCCCCTGA GCCTGCTGTTCTGAGGAGTTCTGAAGACTTCACTGTGCTAATAAAGAACAACATTCAATTCCCAAAATTTAATTACACCAT ACTAAATATTCCAACAATTTTTAATACTTCCTGCACATACAACAAGACAATTTTCCCACTCTGTCCCATTTTCCGTCTGGGAGATATCGTTCAGGaagcaaaacagaagttttctgaGATGGGAGTAAAG GGAGGAATCATTGCCATCAAGATTAACTGGGACTGTAACTTGGACAGCTGGTTTTATGACTGCAGTCCGAAGTATGGTTTCCAGCGCCTTGATGACAAAAAAATAATGCCTGGATTCCACTTCag ATACGCAAAGTATTACAAGCTACCACAAGGGGAGGAGCAGAGAACCCTTTACAAAGTCTATGGAATACGGTTTGATGTCATTGTCTTCGGCACA GGTAGAAAATTTAACATCATTGAACTCATTAAAAACATTGGGTCCATGATCTCCTATTTTGGTTTG gTTGCGAGTGCCATTGAAGTTGTTCTTTCTATTGTTCGTTACTCCAGCTGCGGCAAATCAGCATTCTGCAAAATTTACAACAGGAAAAAGTATGAGACTGTGCTGAATCCAAGACAG GTGATGTATGTGTCCTATGTTGATGAGCCACATGTTACCTTGATAAAGGAGCCTCTGAAAACAAGCTTGCAGCATGCTCAAGGCAGCATTGTTGAG AGCCACCCTGTGAAATTCTGTGATGCTGGCGGCTGCTGCACCAGTGAGTCCAATGAACACTGTGATAATGAAGAATCTGAGCCAATGCGCTCCACTGAGTCCAACAAGAACGATGATAATGAAGACTACGAGCTGAGGCAACCTCTTAGACAAGAGGCCTCTTCCCCAGGCAGCCCAAAGTGGTGCTGCTGTGGGAAATGCCTGCCAACACAGAAGTACCATGAGCAGCTCTGCTGCCGAAGGAAAAAAGGGCAGTGCATCACCACCTCCCACTGGTTTCAGCAGCTGGTGCTGTCCAGTCGCACCCTGAAGAAAGCCCTTCTCTACAAAGACCCCTTTCTGGACTTGACGGATGGCAATATCAAGAACCAGATGCGCCGCCTTGCTTTCAGGCAATACATTCACTGGCGCTTTGGCTCTTTTGATCTGGAAGACAGAGCCGTCATCCCAAGCTGCTGCAGGTGGAAAATTAGAAATACTTATCCCAAAGCAGGCAACAACTATACTGGTTTTAAGGTGGAATGA